TATTATTTCGTATTATGTCATACATTTTTTGGTTGCTAACATGCTTTTACAATGAAATTAATAATGATCATAAATGATAGATAGcatttttattatcatgataGTCAATgatatttcttaatttgatattttttaaattaattagtACTGTATATATTGTCCGAATGAActaatcaatataaaatctCGGTATGCAATATATTGACCAACGAAGCAAAGGaatttaatctttaattcagGTATTTCACAGTTAACATGgtatacattaaaaaataaactaaatataaatgtacaggTGAAAATGTCAAgattgctatatatatattatttcaacaaatatacattACCTGGGATGTCATGTACCAAATTTATACACCCGATGCCACCGCCACAGGCTTGCCACAACCCCATATGATCCATACCGACACTTCCCGAATGCTTTCCTTCCGAATCatagaattgaattaaaatggCACCACTCGCAGACGCCCATACTGGTGTTGCAAATCCTAGAATTAATGAACTGAAAGCAATAATTGTTGACAAAAACACGATCTTAATCACTGGTTGCAGTTTTAACCATGCTTCAGGACATGCCATGTCGAgtacaaatgtttaaatttagaaattcttTGCGTCACGGAATTTCCCAGGTGGattgaacatatatatacacactACGACAATAATATACACAGTCATTAAAAGTGTAGTGTGCACATACCATTAACTGTCAAAGACGAAACCTTATCAATTACTGATACGCAGAGTTAActcgaatttaaaaaaaatatatagaatcgTAAAATAATAgacataaaatagaaaaaaacgaaATAGTAAAATGCAAACGAGTATCAGACAGgaaaaatatatactaatttTGCTATTATGACCATATATAGTCAGAAGAATTCGTTTTATGTTGACAATCTGAAAAgctacaaaaaacaaatttccaTTTTGATAAGAAAATATTGTATAGCCAATTTAAGAACCGTCTTATATGGAAATTGGACTAATTATATTTCCGAATAGATTGAGACATTAGAATGTGATTACTTTCATTACTTTCATTTATCTAGGCTAACTCAACtgcagatatacatgtatatggtaaaGACTAGTGAAGAAATCAATGAAAGGTTGTTTTATAACATTGCTTATATATAGCTTAATTGATCTTATTTCTAACGATCATTCAGTAAATCGTACGGCAGTGAAATATGGgaagtgttttgtttttgttttgtttttttgtttgtttggtgttgttttttttttttggggggggggtgttGTTTTTTGGGGGAGCCTggccaatctaattaaaaaccgatctctcatcgctcccgttttctgatatgtcgcgtGGTCCCAGCCTATTATTTGCCCATTTGTAACACTAGTGTCAAGCTGATACGTAATTCTCATCCTGCTTTGTAACTTATCGAATGAAAGTATTTCTGTCCCTATTCACTATACCCGCATTTTCCGGTGGCTGTCTTAAGTTTGCCGACTTCGTCCCGACTGGATTCTATTACAAGACTcagtattgtatttattattaatttgctatctttctgaacatgcatgaaatatttgcaccTGGGAGCTTCTGGTTACCTTTagtttttcagaaaatattgtttttgttttgatttggtTATGCAAACTTTATTTCGTTCCGTCATATTCTGTGTCGCATTTGTAACAGGTATTCATTCCCTTTTTAATCCCAAGTTAAATTTCCcctcaaaaacatttttactttcaaaaagctatataatcaaaactgtatattcagtttttatatatatttagtattaatgaaatttgctgatatatatatctaaaactAACTTACAACTTACAACTCCCGTTTAATAGCGCCATGTTTCGCAAAGGGCGCGAAAACTATTAGATATTAAAAAGGagtttataatttaaacatttcacttcttttttccaaattaaaaaaaaacaaagcttgtttttacattttttaaaacatttaaatctttgatagaaaaaaaacaacattaaaataaaaattaaaaaaataaaatttgaattgacaAGTGTTAAGTTACACGGACTTTAAGTGTTTGAAACACTCAAATATAGGTGTATATATCAACTCGTTCTTGTCTTTAAGAATTTATGAGGAAAATATACATCTTACACTTACAGATTTTGATAGTCTTAATTTCTTATGATTTTAAGCATGGATAGATCTCGGGATGGATTAATCAGTATCCCAAAGGAAACAAACTTAATTAATAGCTCATgtgtgtcatgtgtattatCTGTGTGTCTAAGTCTGTTTTAGTCTTTTTTTAGTCTAATTCTGTTTTTAGACTAGGTAAATTTGGTTAAATGTctatctcttttttttaaacaaattattgaaagttttactgtaaaaaaattataacgtTACCGTAATTTGTGATACAGATCAAAGGGACATAATCAACATACGAACGTCCTGCATTTTAATCTCTAACGTTCTATATAATGCCCTCGTGATATATGTCAACACTTCTTCTGACAAATGTTATCCTCAACATTTTACTCTAGGACGTTAGTAAGACCACATAAACTTGTATTTCAAATGATGGCTAGAAGTTCCTCATCACCACTAGAAAAGGATCTATTTCCATTTTCGTTAGGAAAAGGTAAGATTTATGTCCCAGCAAAAAGGAAGTTATGTAGTGGATGAGCCTGTCGATTTTTACTGCACATTTCATTTTGCAACAGTTTTAGATGTAAGCCTTTAAATAgcttttattaatttcataaatcgTTGTGCGGTCATTTACATGAACTATGTTTCTGTGGCCATACCTGAAGTTAGACATATCGCtggtaagtaagtaagtaaattttatttaatattgtcGGGCATGATATGTACAAATCAGCAAGGTAATGATGAGCTCTGTAACTGGTGgatccaattttgtttttgatatgttCTAATTATACTAAAAATGTAGCtttgtttcatatttcataCATTCTGAGAAGACCTAGCTCTACTCTTTCTCTGATTATTGTGAtctattctatatttttcatgTACTGCAACTGTTTATAGTATGCTCCTACTGTAGTAATTAGTGATTTAAATTGATCTAGGGTATTCCTATTCCAGGTACAAAATGTCCACCTCTCACTCCTGGTGTGATGAGAATTTACAGTATGAGGTTTTGTCCATATGCACAGAGAACTCGACTAGttttacaatacaaacaaatacCGTAAGTACAAAGTTATTGGAGAATAAACCTTTCTTTTTTCCTATGTTTATATCTATAGTactatatttgaaattgattgattgattgattgttgtttgtttaaccATGTTAAGtcctgtggcaaatatttcatgcattttcaggacgagaacaggttaacaatgaatacaataggtaggtcttgtaATAATAGAGGCCATTGGGGATAatggccacctacggacccctcaaagagttgttgcaagggttcttaacatGCAAAGAGCGtagcactctctttacacgaggcatcggatttaacgtccccattctgaccggacgagtctgcgaacttgatacatcctgCACACCCAatcggacgccccacttcggcaagcgttttactgccgatcgagagaagaccaagtgaccatatttcgtttccccagtcacccttggggtttGAAATTGAAGATTTAAATGTTATGCTACTGCTCGGAGATGCTTAACGAGTCGATCTTGATCTCAAATGATGGTCTCGCAAGATCGGGACTTAAATACATAGTTTCAGAGATTTTCAGTATAGTATGTTTCCAAACTTAAaaattatcgaaaaactaagattttcttatcccaggcatagattaccttaaccgtacttggcacaactttttagagtttttgatcatcaatgctcttcaacgttgtacttgtacttgtttggatttataaataatttgatatgagcgtcactgatgagtcttatgttgacgaaacgcgcgtctggcgtactaaattataatcctggtacctttgaatgTGTATGATAGTTTCCGAATGATTTAATCGTAGTGATCGTAATATAACTACTGGATTATTCGggttaatattttgtatgtaGGATACAACTCAATGACATAATCAATGTGAAAGTTATGATATCAGGAATGGTTACCAGAAAGTGACAAAGATATGAACAACTGACTACATGTATACAGGTCTACAGATGACCTTCAATAATGAAGTAACCACACATGGGGTAGTAACCCATAGAAGTTACAGGAATGACAAAgtgtgaaaagaaaacaaacgatCCGTTTCATAAAgcaacaatgaacgaaaaaaatatttacgaCCGACACTCACCCACCAATAGCAACCAGAATCTGAACAAGTTTAATATATTGAGAGCATTCAATCCCTTACCAATGACCTTACTAGATAAAGCGTTGTAACACATTGACAATATgctaaaaatcagttgaaaagggcttGATCGGTAATAACTACCTACAAAATATATAGCAGACACATAGAATCGATTTAAGGATATTCACAGTATTGGCTGAAAGGTTATCCAAGACTAATTtcaactaataataaaaaaaaaaaaacaatcagtcttaaatatttacaaatccTACGGATTTAGTGATTTAGTgcaaagacgtcataaacagtctgCGAAAAACATGACCTTCATTGTGCAGTGCCAAAATGTAAGACTAAGTGATCGACAGGATATTTGACTATAAGTTAATTCCCTGTTTGCTATTTTAAACGACAAAGGGATTACTATTCTGTAGGTCAAATCCGaatgacaaattaaaattcAGAACTAGACAAATGCATAGAACTATGACATCTAAAATAGCTAAATGAAACTATAATTAAATGATGTATGCATGGTCTAAACATCATTTATACAGCAATCGTGCAATTAAACGTAATAAAAGGTACATTGGTTATTTATAGATCAATACTATGGTCTTCTCATTATTCAGAACAAGTTTCTGAACAATGTTAAGTGCTAATCTCTGACTATTTATGCAAGTTTTGGGGAAgttacagaaaagaagattcaATAAAAGAGGGgagataggacctttatcggaacttcgggatcgggtgtttttaagctcgggatttcaggattgaccctttcgggatccgggaattctttttttcgaatttcgggacctcagaatttcgtgtttttaagcccaggatttcgggatGAGGTGTTTTTTAGCCCGGGAtatcgggatcaggacccctccttaCCCCTCTCATAAAAGTCAGTTCAGAAAAACACTTACCTTTGAGTTCAAACTTTCGTTCTATATCACCATGATCACtgtatatttttcatgaaaaaatgttatatttctatttttaaattgttttaagaaTTCTCACTACATTTCAGTCATGAACTTGTCAATATAAACTTGAAGAATAAGCCCAAGTGGTTACGTGAAAGATACCCTGCTGGACTGGTACCTATCCTTGAGAAAGATGGCCAGGTCGTGTACGAGTCCAGTGTTTGTAATGACTATCTTGATGAGATGTACCCTGAACCCAAACTTACTCCATCTGACCCCTTTAAAAAAGCTGAAGATAAAATGTTGTCAGAAACCTTTTCAAAGgtaatgttttgttaaaaatctCTCGATCTTTATTTGCTAGTCGACATATAGTTGTCATTTTGCAGTAGACACCAATGGACGATTCTTTTTGTTGTTAGCTTGCAATGTGCAGCACCATGCAGATGAAAAAACATGAAGGACCTTTCCTTTTGAATTTGTTTAGAgttcgttatttttgttattctcttGTTATGCATGTTCCTGTCGTTATACGTGCACAtcttagtcttagatgcatgattttttattagttgttaatggctttgaactaacTGTCAGATTACTGctagtactctcagatctgttcattgtgtctttttgtgtcgggatgtataagtacccggccacgtccacttgcatttttgtccatctgacgagtaaagcctttttcaactgatttttatagttcgttcttattttttactgttataccactgtcccaggttaggggagggttgggatcccgctaacatgtttaaccccgtcacattatttatgtctcaagttaggagcctgtaaattcagtggttgtcgtttatttatgtgttacatatttgtatttcgttcattgttttacataaatgaggccgttagttttctcgtttgaattgttttacatttttttatctgggccttttatagctgactatgcggtatgggctttgcccattgttgaaggccgtacggtgacctaaagttgttaatgtctgtgttattttggtctattgtggataattgtctcattggcaatcataccacatcttcttgtttatacatgttgttaaatgttttaatgttgttaTACGTATTGTTCTTATTAACGATCATGTTGTTATAAGTGTCctgttaaaaatgttaatggTGATGTAAGCATTCTTGGTAATACAAGTGTTCATTTAGTTATAAGTGTGACTGTTGATAAAAGTGTAAGTGTTCATGCTGTTTTAGTATTCCTGTTAATATAAATGTTCGGTGTGTACCACTCACCTTACCATATTgttcttgaaaatatttttctttattgttcTAGGTTATTGCATTATTTTATGAGGTTCCGGCGTCGCTGGCTAATGACACCTTTCCTGttacattgaaaaaatatttacgtGAAATGCAACGTTATGAAGACGCCTTAGAAAAAAGGGGAGACTTTTTTGGAGGTAAAATATAACAAGTGTCAAAATAACACATCCCCGTATATCGTGAACTTTTTGTTAAGTCTTCTACTAGTATCTAATCTTTTGCTTGTCAATGGCTGTTTTCCAGAAAGGAATTCactatagatacatgtatatcatagtCATATTAGTCATTCGTTGAGGCTTTTTTTTACACTTCTTTTGGTATATACTTTTGTATGGTCGTTTTAAGTCAGTTTTGTGTCTTAGTCTTATGTCGTATATATGTCAAAGTACCAATTCTTTGAAACGTTATTAGCATGGTCCGAACAGTACCAAACCCACAATCTGAACTGACTGCGGTTGCTGAATAGATAACGTATTAAACCAAACACCTCCTCATTCCTCATAACATTTCTAACACGCTATTATATATATGCAGGTGCAAAACCATGTATGGTGGATTTTATGATATGGCCATGGTTTGAACGCATTGACGTCATATCAGTTGTGGCACCGGAAACGGATATTACAGAAGATCGATTTCCACGGTTGGCTGCTTGGATGAAACGCATGTATGAAATACCTGCCGTCATAAATACATACGTGAAACCTGAGCATCATGCTCATTTCTTTAAAACCTTACGAGAGGGAAGTCCAGATTATGACCATGGAGTATTACAAagcaatttgtaaattattgaaCAATCCAAATACATAATTCATGTAgaaattatgatatatttaaatcagGGTGAATACATGTGATATAATCACATTCAGTGGATACTTGCCATTATAATGTATGAACATTTGCCAAATTATATGAacattgatttgatttgatcttATAGAAACGATGAAGGTCGGGTcatcaaataaatcaaatcaaatatatttttctctgAATTTTAGTATCagacaattaatttttttacaagaacCTAGACAACTGTGCCCCACAGTTCGTTTATTAGCATGATAATTATGACCCCTATTCTTCAtttgtgtaaatatatttttgtatgtgtcAAAAGCAAACTTGAATTATGTATTTGcttgtaattatattttgttttcagttgtttaaaaaaaggtgTATGTGAGTGAGTATAGGAGTGTGTGCCACACTGTGTGGAAATGAGTGTTTTAGAGTATTCAGGTTTGAACTGctgttaaataataaacaataaaactgagaaagatattataaatatataagtgtCTCTGTATGTGTATGAACAACTTAAACGCATATAAACGTTTATTTGTAGTTGGGTGGCTGCAGtttaaataaattagaaaataaattgaaacttAAAACATTACCAGGGtaccaaataaaacatgtataacgaaatcatgatatatatatagaataaaagatgtggtttgattgcaaatgagacacttttcacacaaaaaaaacaagtaacagagaaattaacagctataggtcttCTTAAGGCCTTTAGAATAGAGCAAAGCACTtgtcgcatagtcagctatgaaggCCCAgaaatcacaaatttaaaacaattcaaacgaaaaaaacttacggcctaattaatgtacaaaaaaagaacgaaaacatttatatgtacttgtaca
This is a stretch of genomic DNA from Mytilus trossulus isolate FHL-02 chromosome 6, PNRI_Mtr1.1.1.hap1, whole genome shotgun sequence. It encodes these proteins:
- the LOC134721558 gene encoding glutathione S-transferase omega-1-like yields the protein MLSSTFYSRTLVRPHKLVFQMMARSSSSPLEKDLFPFSLGKGTKCPPLTPGVMRIYSMRFCPYAQRTRLVLQYKQIPHELVNINLKNKPKWLRERYPAGLVPILEKDGQVVYESSVCNDYLDEMYPEPKLTPSDPFKKAEDKMLSETFSKVIALFYEVPASLANDTFPVTLKKYLREMQRYEDALEKRGDFFGGAKPCMVDFMIWPWFERIDVISVVAPETDITEDRFPRLAAWMKRMYEIPAVINTYVKPEHHAHFFKTLREGSPDYDHGVLQSNL